From a single Nostoc sp. MS1 genomic region:
- a CDS encoding NAD(P)H-dependent flavin oxidoreductase, translating into MNTRILKPLRIGKHIAHHPIIQGAMAVRVAGASLASAVANAGGVGVIASLGLGLDSPYFDKRKKKSFFTANRLALIDELTKARSISPDGVIGVNVLVATKDYPVLAETAATAGANIIITGAGLPLALPEYTAAYPDVALVPSVANVEAAQVICQTWQSRYNRLPDAMIVENCQQVGGHFTQCEQVNIPGFSIEWVISQLRDYFDNQLGVRIPLIVTGGISDRADIDRMLAIGADGVQMGTRFITTIECDADQRYKECHLQAQPEDIVTVPSPVGKPSRALHNQFTQQVMTDSSTLEKRCIANCLETCLCRDKGKTYCLLQALATSARGDVENGLIFSGANIGYTQRLISVAELMTELTPPHTIEVQYDEKY; encoded by the coding sequence GTGAACACCCGTATTCTCAAGCCTTTGCGGATTGGTAAACATATTGCTCATCATCCCATTATTCAGGGGGCGATGGCTGTACGGGTAGCTGGTGCAAGTTTGGCTAGTGCTGTTGCTAATGCGGGGGGAGTGGGAGTAATTGCGTCTCTAGGGCTGGGTTTAGATTCACCTTACTTTGACAAACGTAAAAAAAAGAGCTTTTTTACAGCTAATCGACTTGCTTTGATAGATGAACTGACAAAAGCCCGTAGTATCAGCCCTGATGGGGTGATTGGAGTGAATGTTCTCGTTGCTACAAAAGATTATCCGGTATTAGCCGAGACAGCCGCCACAGCAGGGGCAAATATAATTATCACTGGTGCAGGATTACCCCTAGCTTTACCAGAATATACTGCCGCCTATCCTGATGTAGCGCTAGTGCCGAGTGTGGCTAATGTGGAAGCGGCGCAAGTTATTTGCCAAACTTGGCAAAGTCGTTATAATCGTTTACCTGATGCAATGATTGTGGAGAATTGCCAACAGGTAGGAGGACATTTTACTCAGTGCGAACAGGTGAACATTCCAGGGTTTTCTATTGAGTGGGTAATTAGTCAACTGCGGGATTATTTTGATAATCAGTTAGGGGTGAGGATACCCTTGATTGTAACTGGGGGAATTAGCGATCGCGCTGATATTGATCGGATGCTGGCAATAGGGGCTGATGGTGTACAGATGGGTACGCGCTTCATTACCACAATCGAATGTGATGCCGATCAGCGTTATAAAGAATGTCATCTCCAAGCCCAACCAGAGGATATAGTCACTGTACCGAGTCCCGTAGGCAAGCCCAGCCGTGCCTTACATAATCAGTTCACCCAACAGGTAATGACTGATTCCTCCACGTTGGAAAAACGATGTATTGCCAACTGTTTAGAGACTTGCTTGTGTCGAGACAAGGGAAAAACCTATTGTTTGTTACAAGCACTGGCTACATCTGCCCGTGGTGATGTAGAAAATGGTCTAATTTTTTCTGGGGCGAATATTGGTTATACCCAAAGGCTTATATCCGTCGCTGAACTGATGACAGAACTTACTCCACCTCATACTATTGAAGTTCAATATGATGAAAAATACTAA